The following are encoded together in the Phocoena sinus isolate mPhoSin1 chromosome 11, mPhoSin1.pri, whole genome shotgun sequence genome:
- the YIPF3 gene encoding protein YIPF3, whose product MATPAAPAGGARNGAGPEWGGFEENIQGGGSAVIDMENMDDTSGSSFEDMGELHQRLREEEVDADAAAAEEEDGEFLGMKGFKGQLGRQVADQMWQAGKRQASRAFSLYANIDILRPYFDVEPAQVRSRLLESMIPIKMVNFPQKIAGELYGPLMLVFTLVAILLHGMKTSDTIIREGTLMGTAIGTCFGYWLGVSSFIYFLAYLCNAQITMLQMLALLGLRPLGHCIVLFITYNIHLHALFYLFWLLVGGLSTLRMVAVLVSRTVGPTQRLLLCGTLATLHMLFLLYLHFAYHKVVEGILDTLEGPNIPPMQRVPRDIPAVLPAARLPTTALNATAKAVAVTLQSH is encoded by the exons ATGGCAACTCCGGCGGCGCCGGCCGGCGGCGCCCGAAATGGGGCTGGCCCGGAATGGGGAGGGTTCGAAGAAAACATCCAG GGTGGGGGCTCAGCTGTGATTGACATGGAGAACATGGATGACACCTCAGGCTCCAGCTTCGAGGACATGGGTGAGTTGCATCAGCGCCTGCGTGAGGAAGAAGTGGATGCTGATGCAGCTGCTGCTGAGGAAGAGGACGGGGAGTTCCTGGGCATGAAGGGCTTTAAAGGACAATTGGGCCGGCAGGTGGCTGATCAG ATGTGGCAGGCAGGGAAGAGACAAGCCTCCAGGGCCTTCAGCTTGTATGCCAACATCGACATCCTGAGACCCTACTTTGATGTGGAGCCTGCCCAGGTGCGAAGCAG gctCCTGGAGTCCATGATCCCTATCAAGATGGTCAACTTCCCCCAG AAAATCGCAGGTGAGCTTTACGGACCTCTCATGCTTGTCTTCACGCTGGTGGCCATCCTCCTCCATGGGATGAAGACGTCTGACACCATTATC CGGGAGGGCACCCTGATGGGCACAGCCATTGGCACCTGCTTCGGCTACTGGCTGGGCGTCTCGTCCTTCATTTACTTCCTCGCCTACCTGTGCAATGCCCAGATCACCATGCTCCAGATGCTGGCACTGCTGG GGCTACGGCCTCTTGGGCACTGCATTGTCCTGTTCATCACCTATAACATCCACCTCCATGCTCTCTTCTACCTCTTCTggctgctggtgggtgggctgTCCACCCTGCGCATG GTGGCAGTGTTGGTGTCACGGACTGTGGGCCCCACACAGCGGCTGCTCCTCTGTGGCACCCTGGCTACCCTGCACATGCTTTTCCTGCTCTATCTGCATTTTGCCTACCACAAGGTGGTAGAGG GGATCCTGGACACGCTGGAGGGCCCCAACATCCCACCCATGCAGAGGGTCCCCAGAGACATCCCCGCTGTGCTCCCTGCTGCTAGGCTTCCCACCACTGCGCTCAACGCCACAGCCAAGGCTGTCGCGGTGACCCTGCAGTCACACTGA